One genomic region from Solwaraspora sp. WMMD792 encodes:
- the secG gene encoding preprotein translocase subunit SecG, translating to MPIEFAYVLIVLLVITSVMLTMLILLHKGKGGGMSSMFGGGVSTSLAGSSVAEKNLDRYTVLTGIVWFACIVGLGLWLKVAMSAGV from the coding sequence ATGCCGATCGAGTTCGCCTACGTATTGATCGTCTTGCTGGTGATCACGAGCGTCATGCTCACCATGCTGATCCTGCTGCACAAGGGCAAGGGCGGCGGCATGTCCAGCATGTTCGGCGGTGGCGTGAGCACCAGCCTGGCCGGATCCTCGGTGGCCGAGAAGAACCTCGACCGCTACACCGTGCTGACCGGCATCGTGTGGTTCGCCTGCATCGTCGGCCTCGGCCTGTGGCTGAAGGTCGCGATGAGTGCGGGTGTGTGA
- a CDS encoding RNA polymerase-binding protein RbpA, translating to MASANTIRGSRIGASPARPTERAEPAPRRQTTYWCANGHAVEISLAVDAAAPETWECPRCGLPAGQDRHNPPARPRTEPYKSHLAYVKERRSDADAEAILAEALAAVRARRGES from the coding sequence ATGGCGAGTGCCAACACGATCCGGGGCAGCCGGATCGGTGCCAGCCCGGCCCGGCCCACCGAGCGGGCCGAACCCGCACCGCGCCGGCAGACCACTTACTGGTGCGCCAACGGACACGCGGTGGAGATCAGCCTCGCCGTCGACGCGGCGGCTCCGGAAACCTGGGAGTGCCCGCGCTGTGGGCTGCCCGCCGGGCAGGACCGGCACAATCCGCCGGCCCGGCCGCGGACCGAGCCGTACAAGTCGCACCTGGCGTACGTGAAGGAGCGCCGCAGCGACGCCGACGCCGAGGCGATCCTCGCCGAGGCGCTCGCGGCGGTCCGCGCCCGACGCGGCGAGTCCTGA